The following DNA comes from Cryobacterium psychrophilum.
GCGTGGTTCCACATTTCGGTGTGCATGGCCGGGGCGATCACGAGGGGTGCCGTGCTCGCGAGGATGGTGTTTCCGAGCAGGTCATCCGCGAGGCCGGCCGCCAGCTTGGCGATGGTATTCGCGGTCGCCGGTGCGACCACGATCAGGTCAGCGGACTGGCCGATTGCCACGTGGCGCACTTCGGCGACGCCCTCATAAAGCTCCGAGTAGACCGGATGCCGTGAAATCGCCTCGAGGGTCGGTTTACCGATGAACCGCAGGGCCGCCGGTGTGGCGACGACGTGCACCGAATCCCCGTTTAAAACAAAAGCGCGCACGATGTTGACGGCCTTGTACGCAGCGATGCCTCCGGTGATACCGACGACAATCGTACGGGCTGTCTTCATCGTGCGCGCTTCCGCGAGCCCGATTACTCGACGATGGGAGTAGAGGTGAGCTTGTCCTCGTTGATCTCGCGAAGGGCCACCGACAGGGGCTTGTCTTCGACGGTCGAGTCGACGAGCGGGCCCACGTTGTCGAAGAGGCTGCCTTCGTGCAGGTCAGCGTAGTAGTCGTTGATCTGACGTGCACGCTTGGAGGCGAAGATCACGAGTGCATACTTGGAATCGACCTTGGAGAGCAGGTCGTCGATGGGCGGGTCAATGATGCCAGTGGGCTTGTTTGCCATTGGTGTCACACTCCTTTAGAGCAGTTCGAGAACAGGGCTGTTCGAAATAAAACAGTGCGTCTTGGTCAGCACGGCCGCGTCAGATGACGCGTAAGAAATCTCCAGCGGGCGCTACGACGTTTCCGCCGCAGGGCGTACCTGCATCAAGTCTACGACCTCCCGGGCCGCTTCGGATGCGTCTGCGTTGACAATTCGGTAGTCGAACTCCCCCTGAGCGGCCAATTCGAGCTTGGCGGTCTCCAAGCGGCGGGCCTGTTCCGCGGAATCCTCGGTGCCTCGACCAATGAGCCGACGCACAAGTTCCTCCCAAGTGGGCGGCAGAAGAAAGACGAGTTTCGCCTCCGGCATGGCCCGGCGTACGGCCCTGGCGCCCTGGATGTCGATCTCCAGCAGCACACTGTTGCCGGCGGTGATGGCTGCATCGACCGGTCCACGAGGCGTCCCGTAGCGATGCGCGTTGTGCACGGTCGCCCATTCGAGCAGTTCGCCCGATTCGATCATGCGGTCGAAGGCTGCATCGCTGACAAAGAAGTAGCTGACACCCTCAACTTCGCCCGGCCGCGGGGCACGGGTCGTGGCCGAGACGGACAGATGCACGTCGGGGTAATTCTCGCGAATATGGTTTGCGACCGTGCCCTTGCCGACGGCCGTGGGGCCAGCAAGCACAATGAGTCCTGAGTCGGGTGCCCCGTGGCGCGTGGCCGGGCGGTCGGACAGAAAGTCCCGCAGGCGATCGCGCTGGTGGCGTCCGAGGCCGCCGAGGCGTTTTGACGGGGAGATTTCGAGGCGGTGGATGATGCGCTGCATCTTGGTCACGCCAATGGAGGGAATGCTCACGAGCATCTCGGTGACCCGGAGACGTCCTTCCACACCGAGGGGGTCTTTCAACGCCGCGCCAAGAACTTCGAGGGCCGAACGCTCGCCGGAGGCGATCTGCGCTTTCACCCTGGCTCTGGCACGCCGCGCGGCAACAGCAGCACGCGAGGCTGCAACCCGGTCGACTTCGGGTGGGGTGGGACGGTTTTCAGCCACGGACGGCTCCTACTTCACTAACGCGGCGCTCGATCGCTGCCGCAAGCCGGTCGGAACCCTGGGAGAGGACACTACGCGACTCACTTACGATAACCCCTCCGGCGTATTCACCATATATCGAGACAAGATCCATGATATTCCCACCTTGGTGTCCGAAGCCGGGTGCGAGAACAGGAGTCAGGCAATTTTTTGGCGCCGCCGCAACGTCAATGCCGAACTCTGCCAGGTCGAGGGTGGCTCCCAGCACAACCCCGAGAGAGCCGAATGTGGGCGTCGTCACCGTGACGGCATCGGCATTGAGCCGGGCGACATCCTCGAGAACGGCTCGTGCAACCGTGAGTCCGGCGTGCGGTCCGCCGGCGACGACGGCCTGCTGCACGCCTGCTGCCTCGGGGTTCGACGTCGCCGCGAGGAGGAACAGCCCTTTGCCGTGTTGCAGGGCGATCTCGATGGGGCGTTGGAGGGAGCCGACGCCCATGAAGGGTGTCACCGTGATGGCATCCACTTCGAGGGGTGATCCCGGCGTGAGCCACGCGTCGGCGTAGGCCTCGACGCTCGTACCCAGGTCGCCCCGCTTGACGTCACCGATGACAAGCAGTCCCGCGGCGCGCGCATCGGCGAGCACGCGTTCCAGGGCCACGAAGCCGGCCGAGCCGAAACGTTCGAAGAACGCGACCTGCGGTTTGACGATCCCGGCCCGGCCGGCCGCTGCGGCAACAACCGAGCGGCCGAAAGACTCCGCGCCGGCTGCCGAATCGGCCAGACCCCAGCCCGCCAGCAGCCAGCTGTGCGGGTCAATACCCACGCAGAGCTGGCCACGCGCGGCAAACGCCTCACCGAGGCGGTCACCGAACGTGGAGACCGTCATGGCCCCCTGGCTCACAGAAGTGCCTCCCGCGCGACGGTGTACTCCTGAAGCGACGTCACCTCGAAACCGCCACGAATCGCGTCAATGGAGGCAACCGCCGCGCTGAGTTCCGCGATGGTCGTGAACAGGGGAAGGTCCCCGGCCACGGCGGCCGCACGGATCTCGTAGCCGTCGGCACGTGCCGTGCGCCCACCAGGCGTGTTGATGACGATCTGCACCTCCTCGCGGCGAATCAGTTCGACGATCGACACGTCCTGCTCGCCGGACTTCTCGCTGTACTTCGTGACGATCCGGGCCTGGATGCCGTTGCGCTGGAGCACCTCGGCGGTGCCCTCGGTGGCGGCGATCTCGTAGCCCAGCTGCTGCAGGCGCAGCATGGGCAGGATGATGGCACGCTTGTCGCGGTCGGAAACCGAGACGAAAACCGTTCCGCTGAGCGGGATTCCACCGTAGGCGGCCAGCTGGCTCTTCGCGAACGCGCGGGGGAAGTCACGGTCGATGCCCATGACCTCGCCGGTGGACCGCATCTCCGGGCCGAGAATGGAGTCGACGACGTCGCCCTCCGGTGTACGGAAACGGTTGAACGGCAGAACCGCTTCCTTCACGGCGACAGGCGCCTCCATGGGCACCCGCGAGCCGTCGATCTCCGGCAGCTGGCCGGAGGCCTTGAGCTCAGCGATGGTCTTGCCCACCATGATGAGGGCCGCGGCCTTGGCAAGGGTGATGCCGAGGGCCTTCGCGACGAACGGGACCGTGCGCGAGGCGCGCGGGTTCGCTTCGAGGACGTAGAGCACGCCGGCTCCGATGGCGAACTGCACGTTGAGCAGTCCGCGCACCCCGATGCCCTGTGCGATTCCCAGAGTGGCCTCTCGGACGCGGTCGATTTCCGCGCGTCCCAGGGTGACGGGCGGCAACGTGCAACTGGAGTCACCCGAGTGGATCCCGGCCTCCTCGATGTGTTCCATCACGCCGCCGATGTAGAGCTCGTGTCCGTCGTAAATGGCGTCGACGTCGATTTCGATGGCATCGTCGAGGAAACGATCGACGAGGAGCGGATGCGACGGGCCGATGATGCCCTGCCCTGCCATGCGCGCGAAGTAGTCCGAGAGGGAGGCGGAGTCATAGACGATCTCCATGCCTCGCCCGCCGAGCACGTAGCTCGGGCGCACCAGCACGGGATAGCCGATCTCTTCCGCGGCGACAACGGCACCGGCGTAGTCGATGGCCACGGCGTTACGCGGCGCGAGCAGACCCGCCGCGTCAAGAATGCCCGAGAACAGTCCGCGTTCCTCGGCAAGGTCGATGGCGTCCGGGCTGGTGCCGAGAATCGGGATCCCTGCGGCCTCGAGGCCCTTGGCCAGGCCGAGGGCGGTCTGGCCGCCGAGCTGAACGACCACGCCCACCAGTTCGCCGCTGAGGCTCTCCGCGTGGATGACCTCAAGCACGTCTTCCAGGGTGAGGGGCTCGAAGTAGAGGCGATCGGAGGTGTCGTAGTCGGTCGATACCGTCTCCGGGTTGCAGTTGATCATGATCGTCTCGTACCCGGCGTCGGACAGGGCGAAGGAGGCGTGCACGCAGGAGTAGTCGAACTCGACACCCTGGCCGATGCGGTTGGGGCCGGAACCGAGGATGACGACCTTCTTGCGGTCGCTCGGGATGACCTCCGTCTCCTGGTCGTAGCTCGAGTAGTGATACGGCGTGAGGGCCGGGAACTCCCCCGCGCAGGTGTCGACGGTCTTGAAGACGGGACGCAAGCCGAGAATGTGACGCACCTTGCGGACATCCGCTTCGCCGAAGCCCCGGAGCTCGCCGATCTGGGTGTCGGAGAAACCGTGGTCCTTCGCGTGGAGCAGCACGTCACGGTCGAGGCGGTCGGCGCGGGCAACGGAGTCGGCGACCTCGTTGATGAGCACGATCTGGTCGATGAACCACGGGTCGATCTTGGTGGCTTCGAAGACCTGCGCAATGGTGGCACCCTTGCGCAGCGCCTGCTGCACGGTGACGATGCGACCGTCCGTGGGAATTTCCGCTTCGATGAGCAGTTCGTCGACAGTGCGGTCCTCGGTGCCCCAGTGGAATGAGGACCCGCGCTTCTCCAGCGAGCGGAGGGCCTTCTGCAGGGCGGAGGCGTAGTTGCGGCCGATCGCCATGGCCTCACCGACCGACTTCATGGTGGTGGTGAGGCGGGGGTCGGCGGCGGGAAACTTCTCGAAGGCGAAGCGCGGCACCTTGACGACCACGTAGTCGAGGGTCGGTTCGAAGCTTGCCGGGGTCACGCCGGTGATGTCGTTGGGGATCTCGTCGAGACGGTACCCGAGGGCAAGCTTGGCGGCGATCTTGGCGATCGGGAAGCCCGTTGCCTTGCTCGCGAGTGCCGAGGAGCGGGACACGCGCGGGTTCATCTCGATCACGATGATGCGGCCGTCGGCCGGGTTGATCGCGAACTGGATGTTGCAGCCACCGGTGTCGACGCCGACGGCGCGGATGATGTCGATGCTGATGTCGCGCAGGTTCTGGTACTCACGGTCGGTCAGCGTGAGCGCCGGGGCGACCGTGATGGAGTCTCCCGTGTGCACGCCGACGGGGTCGACGTTCTCGATGGAGCAGACGACGACCGTGTTGTCGGCGGTGTCGCGCATCATTTCGAGCTCGAACTCCTTCCAACCGAGGATGGATTCTTCCAGGAGCACCTCGGTGGTGGGGCTGTGGTGCAGGCCATCCCCCACAATGCGGCGCAGCTCCTGCTCGGTGTACGCGAACCCGCTGCCGAGTCCGCCCATGGTGAAGGACGGGCGCACCACAAGCGGGTACCCGAGGTCTTCGGCAAAGCCAACGGCCTCGTCGACCGTGTGCGCGATGAACGAGCGAGCAACGTCGGCGCCAGCGTCGAGCACGAGCTGCTTGAAGATCTGGCGGTCTTCGCCCTTGTTGATCGCTTCGAAGCTTGCGCCGATGAGTTCCACGTCGTACTTCTCGAGGATTCCGCGTTCGTGCAGCTGGATCGCCGCGTTGAGCGCGGTCTGGCCGCCGAGGGTGGGGAGGATCGCGTCGGGGCGTTCCTTGGCAATGATGGTTTCGAGGATCTCCGGGGTGATCGGCTCGATGTATGTGGCATCCGCGAAGTCGGGATCGGTCATGATCGTGGCCGGGTTGGAGTTGACCAGGATGACGCGTACGCCCTCGGCCCGCAGCACGCGGCAGGCCTGCGTTCCCGAGTAGTCGAACTCACAGGCCTGGCCGATGACGATCGGGCCGGATCCAATGACAAGGACGCTGTTGATATCGTCGCGCTTGGGCATTACTTGCCGTCTCCTGCTCCGGCGGCCGCGTTTCGTTCGACCACCACGTCCCTGAACCGATCAAAAAGGTAGTTTGCGTCGTGCGGGCCTGCTGCGGCCTCTGGGTGGTACTGCACCGAGAAAGCGGCAAGGTCGAGGCAGCGGATGCCTTCGACGACCTGGTCGTTCAGGCTGTAGTGGCTCACTTCCACGCGGCCGAAACCGGTGCGGGACTCGTGCACGCCTTCGATCGGCATGTCGACCGCGAAGCCGTGGTTCTGCGAGGTGATCTCCACCCGGCCGGTGGCCTTGTCCAGCACGGGCTGGTTGATGCCGCGGTGGCCGAAGGGCAGCTTGTAGGTGCGGAACCCGAGGGCACGACCGAGCAACTGGTTGCCGAAACAGATCCCGAAGTAGGGAACCCCGGCGCGCAGGATCTCCTGCAGCAGCGTGACATGCGCGTTCGACGCGGCCGGGTCCCCCGGGCCGTTGGAGAAGAACACGGCGGAGGGCTTGAGTGACAACACGTGCTCGGCGGTGACCGACTGGGGCAGAACGAGAACCTCGAAGCCCCGTTCGGCGAGGTGCGTGAGCGTCGACTGCTTGACGCCGAGGTCGAGCACGACCACGGAGCCGATGCGGTCACCCACGGGCGGCACAGAGAAGGGTTCGACGGTCGAGACGGTGTCGGAGAGGTTTCGCCCGGTCATGGCCGGCCCGGTGCGCACCCGATCCAGCTGTTCGCCGTCGGAGAGTTCAAGAAGGTCCCCGGAGAAGATGCCGGAGCGCATGGCGCCCTTATCGCGGATGTGGCGGGTGATGGCCCGGGTGTCGACGCCGCAGATACCGACGATGCCGCCCTCCTCGAGGTCGTGGTCGAGCGTGCGCGTGGCCCGATGGTTCGAGGAAATGCGAGCGGGATCGCGCACCACGAAACCGGCGACCCAGATGCGCCGGGATTCCATGTCCTCGTCATTGGCGCCGGTGTTACCGATGTGCGGTGCCGTCATGAGCACGATCTGCCCGGCGTACGAGGGATCGGTCAGGGTCTCCTGGTAACCGGTCATTCCGGTTGCGAAGACGATCTCGCCGAGCGTTTGTCCTTCGCTGCCGTAGGCGCGACCTTCAAAGCGCTTACCGTCTTCGAGTACGAGAACGGCCGGGGCCGTTCGATTGATTGCCTTGTAGTCGGCGACTGAGAGCACCAAGCTACACCTCACTTTCGTTGCGGTCAGCGGGCGCGGTGGCCTCGGCTGCAATGGAACGGATCGCGTCGACGAGACGGGCGCGATCACTCGGGTCAATAATGCGGAAGTAGCTGTCGACCGAACGGCCGGGCTCTGGTGTGGCGCCCGGCGTCGGGGCGAGTCGCCAGCCGAGCAACACGAGGCCGTCGGTCTCGACCACGCGGTCGATGGCCCACGTGGCCGGGGTCAGAAGTTCGATGGCGTCGGTCGGCACGAAAACCGGGCCTGTCCCGGTGAGATCGAGCCTCACCCCGGCATCCGTTGCGGTGATCTCGGCCCTGGCTCGAAACGCGAGGCCGGGGATGAAGAGCCGTTCGAGCGGCGTGTCGCGGGGTGTTGTCGCCACGTAGTAGCCGCGGGCAACGGCCAGCACCATCTCGGTGCCGCTTGGCACGGGGTACCCGGCCACGGTTCCCGAGTCGCGTTTGCTGCGCTTGCGCCAGCTGCGGAACATGAGGGTGAACACGCCGAGGAGAACCACGGCGATGATGATCGTGGGAACGGCCCTATCCATTGCTGTGCTCCGCCATCTGAACGCGAGCGGCGGCAGCGACCTCCGCGGCGTCACGCAGCACGCCGTCGAGCAGCGTGGCGTAGCCCTGGTAGAAGGTGGCCTGCACGACGCCTGGAAGCGTCATGGACAGGTACGGCGAGTTCACGCTGGTTCCCGACAGGTCGGAGCGGGTGAAGACCCGGCTGGTCGAGGCGTCGTAGAGCGTGAGGTGGGCCGGGCCGCCTTCCCTGATCGGTTGCCCCTGCGAGGCGAGGCGTCCGATCCGCGCGGGCGTGGCGGAGAGCACGCGGGCGATGTCGCTCCAACCGAGCAGACCGTTGGAGACCACGGATGCGTGAACGACCGACAGCGCGGACTCGAGGCCCACCATGCCGTTCGCCGCGGCATCCCACTCGCAGTCTTTCGACTCGATCGGGTGCGGGGCGTGGTCGGTGGCGACGATGTCAATGGTGCCGTCGGCGAGCCCGGCGCGCAGCGCCTCGACGTCTTCGCGGCGGCGCAGCGGGGGGTTCACCTTGAACCGCGCGTCGTAGCCGGCCACGAGATCCTCGGTGAGCAGCAGGTGGTGTGGGGTGACTTCGGCGGTGACGTTGATGCCGCGGGCCTTGGCCCAGCGGATGACGTCAACCGAACCGGCCGTCGAGACATGGCAGACGTGCAGGCGAGAACCCACGTGCTCGGCGAGGAGCACGTCGCGGGCGATGATGGATTCCTCGGCGACGGCCGGCCAGCCGACGAGACCGAGTTCCCCCGACAGCGCGCCCTCGTTCATCTGTGCCTTTTCGGTCAGGCGCGGCTCCTGCGAATGCTGGGCAATGACGCCGTCGAAGGCTTTGACGTATTCGAGTGCGCGGCGCATGAGCAGCGGGTCTGACACGCAGAAGCCGTCGTCGGAGAAGACGCGGACCCGGGCCCGACTCGTGGCCATTGCTCCGATCTCGGCGAGTTGCTGGCCCTTCAGGCCCACGGTCACGGCACCGATCGGCTGCACTTGCACGTAACCGGAACGTTCGCCGAGGGCGAGCACCTGTTCGACGACGCCGGCGGTGTCCTGGGCCGGTGAGGTGTTGGCCATGGCGAACACGCTCGTGAAGCCGCCGCGCGCGGCGGCCTGGCTTCCGGTGAGCACGGTCTCGCTCTGCTCGTAGCCTGGTTCACGCAGGTGGGCGTGCAGGTCGACGAGGCCGGGGAGGGCGATGAGCCCGTCGGCGTCGACGAGGGTTGCTCCCCGGTGGGACAGGCCCGTTCCGAGCTGCTTCACTCGACCGTTTTCCAGCACAATGTCGGTACGCGCGCCGTCGGGAAGTGTCACTCCCCGGATCAGGTACGTCTGGCTCTTGCTCGACTCAGCGGGCATCATGCATCCTCTCGGTCACCGGACAGCAGCAGATACAGCGCGGCCATCCGCACGGAAACCCCGTTTGCGACCTGCTCGAGCACGGTCGAATTGACCGAATCGGCTGCCGCAGACGATATTTCCAGCCCGCGATTCATCGGGCCAGGGTGCATAACAATGCTATCCGTGCCGAGTCGATTAAATCGCGCGTCGTCAAGCCCCCAGGCGCGGGAATACTCCCGACTGGTGGGAAAAAATGCCGCGCTCATGCGTTCGGCCTGGATTCGGAGCATCATGACCACGTTGGGTCGGGCGTCAATGGCCGCGTCGAGGTCGAAGCCGAAGGTGGCCGGCCAGCCGCTCGTGTCGGCTGGCAGCAGGGTGGGTGGTGCGACGAAGGTGACCTCGGCGCCGAGGGTGGGCAGCAGCCACAGGTTTGAGCGGGCGACACGCGAGTGCAGCACGTCCCCCACGATCGTGACGCGCACGCCGTCGAGTCCCTTGCCGCGGCTGGCCGCACCGTGGATGCGGCGCCGGATGGTGAAGGCATCGAGGAGCGCCTGGGTCGGGTGCTCGTGGGTGCCGTCGCCGGCGTTGATGATGCCGGCGTCGATCCACCCGCTCTGTGCGAGCACGTGGGGTGCGCCCGACGCCGGGTGCCGAATCACGACCCCGTCGGCGCCGATGGCGGCCAGGGTCTGTGCGGTGTCCTTGAGGCTTTCGCCCTTCGACACGCTGGAACCCTTGGCGCTGAAGTTGATCACGTCGGCGCTGAGCCGTTTGGCGGCGGCTTCGAAGGAGATGCGGGTGCGGGTGGAGTCCTCGAAGAAGAGGTTGACGACGGTCTTTCCGCGCAGCGTCGGGAGCTTCTTCACCTCGCGCTGGGAGACATCCGCCATGTCTTCGGCAATGTCGAGGAGCGCGATGGCGCGGTCACGACTGAGATCGCGCGTTGTGAGCAGGTGCCTCATGAGACTCGCCCTCCCTCGATCGATACGAATTCGTCGCCGTCGGTTTCTTCGAGGTGCACGTTGATGCGTTCCTCGGTGGAGCTCGGCAGGTTGCGGCCCACGAAGTCGGCGCGGATGGGCAGCTCCCGGTGCCCGCGGTCGACGAGTACGGCCAGTCGCACGATGTTGGGCCGGCCGTGGTCGCCGAGCGCGTCGAGCGCCGAGCGGATGGTGCGGCCGGAGTAGAGCACGTCGTCGACGAGCACGACCGTGGCGCCGTCGATGCTTCCCGGCACGTGGGTTCGAGATGGCGTTCTCGTGCGTGTGTGGGCGAGGTCGTCGCGGTACAGGGTCACGTCGAGGGAGCCGGCCTGAACGTTGGTGGCGGTGGGTTCGATCCGAGCGATCGTCTCGGCGATCCGCCGGGCGAGGACCACGCCGCGGGTGGGTATGCCGAGGATGACGAGGTTGTCTGGACCCCGATTGGACTCCAGGATCTCGTGGGAGATTCGAGTCAACGCGCGGGTGATGTCAGCTTGGGTGAGCACAATGTGTTCCAACAGCCGACCTCCTTCCCCGTCTCACAGGACGGCTGTTAAAGGATGTCAATTTTCTGGGGTCTATCTGGATCTCATTCAGAATAACGGATGCTGCGGGTCAGATGAAACTCGACCTTGACACCTCGTGTTACTAGGCCTAGCATCTCTAAGTATGAACAGGGAAGCACTCAAGGGTCATCTCGACCTGCTGGTCCTGTCCGTCCTGGCCGACGGACCCCTGCACGGTTATGCCGTCATCGAGCAGTTGCGCACGCGCAGCGACGACGTTTTTGACCTCGCAGAGGGCACCGTCTACCCCGTCCTGCATCGGCTCGAGGTCTCGGGTCTGCTCGAAAGTGAGTGGAGCACGGTCGCGGGTCGCAGGCGCCGGTCATACCGGCTCACCGGTCCCGGACACGCCATGCTCTCGGAGCAGAGCGAACGCTGGCACCTGTTCTCATCAACCGTCAATTCCGTTCTGCGCAGCAAGCCGTGGCCGACTACCCCCTGATTTCGAGCTACATCACCGCGTTTGACGCTGCGCTCAGCAGCCGACCCGACGCCGTCGATCTCCGTGACGAGGTTCATGATCACCTCATCACCGCCGTAGAAGGGCTGTGTGCTCGCGGTCTCGACAGCGAAACGGCCCAGCGCCGCTCCCTGGATATCTTTGGCGAGCCCGCCGTCATAGCGGGGATGATCTCTGCAGTTCCCGTGAAAGGTTCACCCATGAACACCTTCTTCACCCGCGCAGCCCCATATTTGGGCTTCGCGGCAGCGGCACTCTGGATCGCGGCGGCCGCTGCGTTCCCTTTTGCTATGGATACCCTGTTTTGGTCCTGGCGTCCATTGGGGCGCTCCTCTTCACGTGGTTCTGGATTCTCTGGCTGGGCCTGCTCGTCGCCGCGACCATCCTCACATTCGTCCGCAGGAAGGATTCAGAGCTGGCGCGCGGAATCCCGCGGGTCCTGCTGGTCGTGGTCTGGCCGGTTCTCGTCCTGGGCACGGTCGTGGCAGCAGTTGTCGAACCTCAGTGGGACCCGAGGTCGTCCGCAACCGTGCAGGCGGCGGCGCTGGCCACTCTGTGCCTGATCTACGGACTCGGAATCGCGGCGCTCGGTGTGCGCCAGCGTAAGTCGGCCCGAACAGTCGACAGCAACCGGCATCCGCTCATCACTGCTTAGCGCACGGGTGGATCAGGGAGTGAAGGCGCCCGTCACGAACTGGGCAAACTCCACCGGGTCGGTGAGGCTGCCTCGGTAGACAGCGCCGTCGACGAGCACGGTGGGGGTTCCGGAGATCGCGGGGATCTCCGCACCGTCAAGGGGGCCCGTGACAGCTGCTTCGGTGTTGGCCTGCGACCAGGCGTCGTAGGCACCGCTCGTCAGGCAGTCCGAAATGCTCGCACCACCGGGCACGAGGGCGACGAGTTCGTCGTCGGACAACCCCTCCGTGTCTTCTGCCGGCTGGTTGGCGAACAGGGCGGCGAGGTAGTCGAGGGTCAGCTCGGGGTTGAGCGTGGCCTGGCAGGTGAGCGCCGACGACGCGCGGGTGGAGTAGTCCGTTCCCTGGGAGAGACGATCGAGGAAGGTCATCGAGTGCAGCCGCAGCGTGATCGCGTCGTTCGTGGCGGCCAGGGCGAGGCTGCCCCCATTCGTCTGCTCGAACTGCCGGCAAAACGGGCACATGGGGTCGAAGTACACGTCAATCGTGACCGGGCCGGTGCCCACGGTGAGGTACCCGGCGTCGAAGTCGGCAGTGCCGACCTTGCCGGAGGGCTCAGTAGAGGCATCCGGAGCGTTCGGGGAACCGGCGTGCGGCGTCGGTGAGGCTGACGACGGAAGGCCGTGGGGTATGCCGTTCAGGGCGGCAACGAACACGGTGCCCATCGTCGCCGCGAAGACAACCATCAGCACCACCACGAGGGCGGTGAACACGGTGGCGACCGAACCGATGATGATTCCCGCCAGCGCCAGTCCCCGCCCTGCTTCCCCGCGCGCTCGAATCTGCGCGAGGGCCAGGAATCCCGTGACGATGGCGATGACGCCGATGAAGAACGACAACGCCAACGACACGACGGCCAGGGTGTTCGTCTTCGGTGCCTGCGGGAACGGCTGCGCCGGGGGCTCGGGCTGGTCCGGTCCGGTACTGGTCATGAGATCCCTGGATTACTCGATTTGGCGCCTCAGGCGGTGGGGGCCGTCTGGGCGATCTTGCCGAGGAGTCCGTTCACGAAGCCGGCCGAGTCATCCGTTGACAAGGTCTTGGCCGCTTCCACGGCTTCGTCGATGGCCACGGCGTGCGGAACGGCTTCGTTGTAGAGGATCTCCCAGATCCCGATGCGCAGAATGGCACGATCGATGTTGGGCAGGCGTGCCAGCGACCAGCCCTGCGAATAGGTCTCGATGAGTTCATCGATCTCTTCGCGGTGGTCGACGACGCCGTCTACGAGTTCGCGAGCGTAGAGCCACGACGCGAGGCGAGCCGGTTCGCTCGCCGCACGCTGCGCCTCGGTGGCAAGCGACTCGGGGATGGTGATCTGACGCACATCAGCGGCGTACAAGATATCGATGGCGCGTTTGCGTGCCTTGGTGCGGGCGCTCACTAGTTGACGCGGCCCAGGTAGTCGCCGGTGCGGGTGTCGACCTTGACCTTGGTGCCCTGC
Coding sequences within:
- the rpoZ gene encoding DNA-directed RNA polymerase subunit omega produces the protein MANKPTGIIDPPIDDLLSKVDSKYALVIFASKRARQINDYYADLHEGSLFDNVGPLVDSTVEDKPLSVALREINEDKLTSTPIVE
- the gmk gene encoding guanylate kinase — its product is MAENRPTPPEVDRVAASRAAVAARRARARVKAQIASGERSALEVLGAALKDPLGVEGRLRVTEMLVSIPSIGVTKMQRIIHRLEISPSKRLGGLGRHQRDRLRDFLSDRPATRHGAPDSGLIVLAGPTAVGKGTVANHIRENYPDVHLSVSATTRAPRPGEVEGVSYFFVSDAAFDRMIESGELLEWATVHNAHRYGTPRGPVDAAITAGNSVLLEIDIQGARAVRRAMPEAKLVFLLPPTWEELVRRLIGRGTEDSAEQARRLETAKLELAAQGEFDYRIVNADASEAAREVVDLMQVRPAAETS
- the pyrF gene encoding orotidine-5'-phosphate decarboxylase gives rise to the protein MTVSTFGDRLGEAFAARGQLCVGIDPHSWLLAGWGLADSAAGAESFGRSVVAAAAGRAGIVKPQVAFFERFGSAGFVALERVLADARAAGLLVIGDVKRGDLGTSVEAYADAWLTPGSPLEVDAITVTPFMGVGSLQRPIEIALQHGKGLFLLAATSNPEAAGVQQAVVAGGPHAGLTVARAVLEDVARLNADAVTVTTPTFGSLGVVLGATLDLAEFGIDVAAAPKNCLTPVLAPGFGHQGGNIMDLVSIYGEYAGGVIVSESRSVLSQGSDRLAAAIERRVSEVGAVRG
- the carB gene encoding carbamoyl-phosphate synthase large subunit, giving the protein MPKRDDINSVLVIGSGPIVIGQACEFDYSGTQACRVLRAEGVRVILVNSNPATIMTDPDFADATYIEPITPEILETIIAKERPDAILPTLGGQTALNAAIQLHERGILEKYDVELIGASFEAINKGEDRQIFKQLVLDAGADVARSFIAHTVDEAVGFAEDLGYPLVVRPSFTMGGLGSGFAYTEQELRRIVGDGLHHSPTTEVLLEESILGWKEFELEMMRDTADNTVVVCSIENVDPVGVHTGDSITVAPALTLTDREYQNLRDISIDIIRAVGVDTGGCNIQFAINPADGRIIVIEMNPRVSRSSALASKATGFPIAKIAAKLALGYRLDEIPNDITGVTPASFEPTLDYVVVKVPRFAFEKFPAADPRLTTTMKSVGEAMAIGRNYASALQKALRSLEKRGSSFHWGTEDRTVDELLIEAEIPTDGRIVTVQQALRKGATIAQVFEATKIDPWFIDQIVLINEVADSVARADRLDRDVLLHAKDHGFSDTQIGELRGFGEADVRKVRHILGLRPVFKTVDTCAGEFPALTPYHYSSYDQETEVIPSDRKKVVILGSGPNRIGQGVEFDYSCVHASFALSDAGYETIMINCNPETVSTDYDTSDRLYFEPLTLEDVLEVIHAESLSGELVGVVVQLGGQTALGLAKGLEAAGIPILGTSPDAIDLAEERGLFSGILDAAGLLAPRNAVAIDYAGAVVAAEEIGYPVLVRPSYVLGGRGMEIVYDSASLSDYFARMAGQGIIGPSHPLLVDRFLDDAIEIDVDAIYDGHELYIGGVMEHIEEAGIHSGDSSCTLPPVTLGRAEIDRVREATLGIAQGIGVRGLLNVQFAIGAGVLYVLEANPRASRTVPFVAKALGITLAKAAALIMVGKTIAELKASGQLPEIDGSRVPMEAPVAVKEAVLPFNRFRTPEGDVVDSILGPEMRSTGEVMGIDRDFPRAFAKSQLAAYGGIPLSGTVFVSVSDRDKRAIILPMLRLQQLGYEIAATEGTAEVLQRNGIQARIVTKYSEKSGEQDVSIVELIRREEVQIVINTPGGRTARADGYEIRAAAVAGDLPLFTTIAELSAAVASIDAIRGGFEVTSLQEYTVAREALL
- the carA gene encoding glutamine-hydrolyzing carbamoyl-phosphate synthase small subunit, whose product is MVLSVADYKAINRTAPAVLVLEDGKRFEGRAYGSEGQTLGEIVFATGMTGYQETLTDPSYAGQIVLMTAPHIGNTGANDEDMESRRIWVAGFVVRDPARISSNHRATRTLDHDLEEGGIVGICGVDTRAITRHIRDKGAMRSGIFSGDLLELSDGEQLDRVRTGPAMTGRNLSDTVSTVEPFSVPPVGDRIGSVVVLDLGVKQSTLTHLAERGFEVLVLPQSVTAEHVLSLKPSAVFFSNGPGDPAASNAHVTLLQEILRAGVPYFGICFGNQLLGRALGFRTYKLPFGHRGINQPVLDKATGRVEITSQNHGFAVDMPIEGVHESRTGFGRVEVSHYSLNDQVVEGIRCLDLAAFSVQYHPEAAAGPHDANYLFDRFRDVVVERNAAAGAGDGK
- a CDS encoding dihydroorotase, which encodes MMPAESSKSQTYLIRGVTLPDGARTDIVLENGRVKQLGTGLSHRGATLVDADGLIALPGLVDLHAHLREPGYEQSETVLTGSQAAARGGFTSVFAMANTSPAQDTAGVVEQVLALGERSGYVQVQPIGAVTVGLKGQQLAEIGAMATSRARVRVFSDDGFCVSDPLLMRRALEYVKAFDGVIAQHSQEPRLTEKAQMNEGALSGELGLVGWPAVAEESIIARDVLLAEHVGSRLHVCHVSTAGSVDVIRWAKARGINVTAEVTPHHLLLTEDLVAGYDARFKVNPPLRRREDVEALRAGLADGTIDIVATDHAPHPIESKDCEWDAAANGMVGLESALSVVHASVVSNGLLGWSDIARVLSATPARIGRLASQGQPIREGGPAHLTLYDASTSRVFTRSDLSGTSVNSPYLSMTLPGVVQATFYQGYATLLDGVLRDAAEVAAAARVQMAEHSNG